The following are encoded in a window of Crocosphaera sp. UHCC 0190 genomic DNA:
- a CDS encoding TVP38/TMEM64 family protein produces the protein MNRQLLKLSTNKKSKKLLKYANLFIILSITFLLYLCFFGPLNIVFNHHFWVKSLQTYDCCTVPLFINAYIILTVLGIPGTVLTIVGGILFGIIWGTIWSVIGATLGALGAFLMARYLLRDYVTKKFNKTGILAQFQQAILKQPIQFVLSIRLAPISPFNVVNFLFGLTPINWLSYTGATLIGIIPGTFAYNWLGVSGNKALQGSDRFSFFLALGFLSLLSIIPFVFRGFSSIKSSQ, from the coding sequence ATGAATAGACAATTATTGAAATTATCAACAAATAAAAAGTCAAAAAAACTCTTAAAATATGCTAATTTGTTTATCATTCTTTCTATCACTTTTTTATTATATTTATGTTTTTTTGGCCCATTAAACATCGTTTTTAATCATCACTTTTGGGTTAAATCTTTACAAACTTATGATTGTTGTACCGTTCCCTTATTTATTAATGCCTACATTATTCTCACAGTTTTAGGAATTCCTGGAACAGTTTTGACCATCGTTGGCGGCATTCTTTTTGGCATTATTTGGGGAACCATTTGGTCAGTTATTGGAGCTACATTAGGGGCCTTAGGGGCATTTTTGATGGCTCGTTATTTGTTACGAGATTATGTAACTAAAAAATTCAATAAGACAGGCATATTAGCTCAATTTCAACAAGCCATATTAAAGCAACCAATTCAATTTGTTTTAAGCATTAGACTAGCCCCAATTTCACCGTTTAATGTGGTTAACTTTCTGTTTGGTTTAACTCCCATTAATTGGTTATCTTATACCGGGGCAACCTTGATCGGAATTATCCCAGGAACTTTCGCTTATAATTGGTTAGGAGTCAGTGGAAATAAAGCATTACAAGGCAGTGATCGCTTTTCTTTTTTCCTGGCATTAGGTTTTTTATCACTACTATCGATTATTCCTTTTGTTTTCCGTGGTTTCTCATCCATCAAATCAAGTCAATAA
- the fghA gene encoding S-formylglutathione hydrolase: MSNLVTLKSEYRCFGGTVAYYTHQSQCCNSPMNFAVYLPPQTATQKVPVLYYLSGLTCTEENFTVKAGAQRYAAEYGIILVAPDTSPRQTGIPEEDDTWDIGSGAGFYVNATVNPWKKHYHMYDYVVHELPELITKVFPVKAEKQSIFGHSMGGHGALICALKNPDKYCSVSAFAPITAPMKCPWGQKAFKTYLGDDSSIYSHYDASELVRKHPLKYPILIDQGTADQFYEQQQLLPEIFQQACQQSGQELILRFQEGYDHSYFMIASFMADHIRFHAQVLGD, encoded by the coding sequence ATGTCTAATCTAGTAACATTAAAATCAGAATATCGGTGTTTTGGCGGCACAGTAGCTTATTATACCCATCAGTCTCAATGCTGTAACAGTCCGATGAATTTTGCGGTTTATTTGCCACCTCAAACAGCGACACAAAAAGTGCCTGTTTTATATTATTTATCAGGATTAACTTGTACGGAAGAAAATTTTACTGTAAAAGCTGGCGCACAACGTTATGCGGCTGAATATGGAATCATTTTAGTTGCCCCAGATACCAGTCCCCGACAGACAGGAATTCCAGAAGAAGATGACACTTGGGACATCGGTAGTGGAGCAGGATTTTATGTTAATGCAACCGTAAATCCTTGGAAAAAACACTATCATATGTATGATTATGTCGTGCATGAGTTGCCCGAATTAATAACCAAAGTTTTTCCTGTAAAAGCAGAAAAGCAAAGCATTTTTGGTCATTCAATGGGAGGACATGGGGCGTTAATTTGTGCCTTGAAAAACCCTGATAAATATTGTTCTGTCTCCGCATTTGCTCCTATTACAGCACCGATGAAATGTCCTTGGGGACAGAAAGCATTCAAAACTTATTTAGGGGATGATTCATCTATTTATTCCCATTATGATGCGAGTGAATTGGTGAGGAAACACCCTTTAAAATATCCAATTTTAATTGATCAAGGGACGGCTGATCAATTTTATGAGCAGCAGCAATTATTACCAGAAATTTTTCAACAAGCTTGTCAACAATCAGGACAAGAACTTATCTTAAGATTTCAGGAAGGCTATGATCATAGTTACTTTATGATCGCCAGTTTTATGGCAGATCATATCCGATTTCATG
- a CDS encoding Hpt domain-containing protein, translating to MDQQKILGYFIEEAKEHLETLETGLLELSAVVKDQERLNEMFRAAHSIKGGAAMLGYGSIQKIAHRLEDAFKILKENTVPTDQKLESLFLKAYDVLQNLVDKLQGTFGLKPEEADVIVQQSEPFFVELQTYLNQILDGGTSAISSESDEDSFEQVKDLLKQMLSLFKEKTNSENRQMLQKLCTQLGQVFPQEKSWKILTEIAADAIANPQHSYRTLAPVVIKELKQGSDYIELGKSEKIQPSEALQQLAAAKLPYILVSLDPQNIASSLRQAFNQQQLSQLVQLLT from the coding sequence TTGGATCAGCAAAAAATACTCGGTTATTTCATTGAAGAAGCCAAAGAACATTTAGAAACCCTTGAAACTGGGCTTTTAGAATTATCTGCTGTCGTCAAAGATCAAGAAAGACTCAATGAAATGTTTCGGGCAGCCCATTCTATTAAAGGGGGAGCGGCCATGTTAGGCTATGGCAGTATTCAAAAGATTGCTCATCGTTTAGAAGATGCTTTTAAAATTCTGAAAGAAAATACAGTTCCCACGGATCAAAAGTTAGAATCCTTGTTCTTAAAAGCCTATGATGTTTTACAAAATTTAGTTGACAAACTCCAGGGGACTTTTGGTCTAAAACCCGAAGAAGCTGATGTTATTGTTCAACAGTCAGAACCATTTTTTGTGGAACTTCAAACTTATCTCAATCAAATTCTAGATGGAGGAACATCCGCAATAAGTTCTGAAAGTGATGAAGATAGTTTTGAGCAAGTTAAAGACTTACTCAAGCAAATGTTGTCTCTATTTAAAGAGAAAACAAACTCCGAAAATCGTCAAATGCTTCAGAAATTATGTACTCAATTAGGTCAAGTTTTTCCCCAGGAGAAAAGCTGGAAAATTTTAACAGAAATTGCTGCTGATGCCATTGCAAATCCTCAACATTCCTATCGTACTTTAGCCCCTGTTGTCATTAAAGAATTGAAGCAGGGAAGCGATTATATTGAATTAGGAAAAAGTGAAAAAATTCAACCAAGTGAAGCATTACAGCAACTAGCAGCCGCCAAACTGCCTTATATTTTAGTCAGTTTAGATCCTCAAAATATTGCTAGCAGTTTGCGCCAAGCATTTAATCAACAACAATTATCTCAATTAGTACAATTATTGACTTGA
- a CDS encoding SGNH/GDSL hydrolase family protein, producing the protein MLKFYSSICLTSSLSLAIASLFPNPALASAFSRIYGFGDSLSDTGNTLLITTAANESNPLIPIVPPESLGYVNGRFANGDIWLDRLTNRLGIPLPPVSILAGGTNENGVNFSTNSATTGEENTFPITLPGLVGLEQQITQFQTANSTADPNALYILWAGANDYLGGGITDPSEPVANLSAAVETLYNLGSRHFLVGNLPALGQTPLALSRGTEVVNSLNQVTAGHNFLLSQSIDNLRLLPGIDLKLLDIASLFENAITRPTDFGFNVVDAPCLVNSPLFTPPPAVPSQCDNPDQYLFWDDLHPSTATHQFIGDLAFQSLAIPESSPVVGILAFGSLIGALSLIKKP; encoded by the coding sequence ATGTTGAAATTCTATTCCAGTATATGCTTAACTAGCTCCCTAAGCTTAGCAATCGCGTCTCTTTTTCCTAATCCTGCCTTAGCCTCTGCTTTTTCCCGAATTTATGGTTTTGGTGACTCCCTTTCAGACACGGGAAACACGCTGTTAATTACCACAGCAGCGAATGAAAGCAACCCCTTAATTCCCATTGTGCCACCTGAGAGTTTAGGCTATGTTAATGGACGATTTGCTAACGGCGACATTTGGCTTGATCGCTTAACAAACCGTCTAGGAATTCCCCTCCCACCTGTCTCCATTTTAGCGGGGGGTACTAATGAAAACGGCGTTAATTTTTCTACTAATAGCGCGACAACAGGTGAGGAAAATACTTTTCCCATCACCTTACCTGGTTTAGTTGGATTAGAGCAACAAATTACTCAATTTCAAACAGCAAATAGCACCGCAGATCCTAACGCATTATATATTCTTTGGGCTGGAGCCAATGATTATTTAGGGGGTGGAATTACTGATCCCAGTGAGCCAGTAGCGAATCTTTCGGCAGCCGTAGAAACCTTGTACAACCTGGGTTCTCGCCATTTTTTGGTCGGGAATTTACCAGCCCTTGGTCAAACCCCTTTAGCCCTTAGCCGAGGGACAGAAGTGGTTAATAGCTTAAATCAAGTTACAGCAGGTCATAATTTTCTCCTATCCCAATCTATTGATAATTTGCGCCTACTTCCTGGCATTGATCTAAAATTGCTCGATATTGCCTCTTTATTTGAGAATGCCATTACCCGTCCCACTGATTTTGGCTTTAACGTTGTTGATGCCCCTTGCTTGGTCAATTCTCCCTTATTTACTCCCCCACCAGCAGTGCCTTCTCAATGCGACAATCCCGATCAATATCTGTTTTGGGATGATTTGCACCCCTCGACTGCTACCCATCAATTTATTGGCGATCTCGCCTTCCAAAGCCTTGCTATCCCTGAAAGTTCGCCCGTGGTGGGTATTTTAGCCTTTGGTAGCTTGATCGGAGCGTTAAGCCTGATCAAGAAACCATAA